CAATGACCAATGAAAGATAAGTGATAATGATAACGACGACTATAACAGACAGTTGCTGGCTATAAGGTGCAAAAAACGGGATCAGTTGAAGTTTGGTGTCTATAAATGTAGAAATCGTTCCTCCACTGAAAAAACCTGTCAGAATACCGATAAGAGTAATACCGATCTGTACAGTAGAAAGAAATTGATTAGGGTGTTCTTTGAGGTCTAGCGCGATTTTTGCAGCCGGGTTTTTCTTGTCACTCTCCGCTTGTAGGCGAGCTTTTCTGCTCGATACAATAGCTATTTCGGAAGCCGATAAAATACCGTTTAGAAGGATCAGGATAAGTATTACTATAATTTCTGTTAGCATAGAAGATTTGAAAATTACTCCAATTTACTGAAAATATCAGATTTGAGGAAGAACGAAGTGATAAAAAGAAAAAAGGAGTTGATTACAACTCCTTTCTTAATCTTGCGACAGGTATATTTAATGCTTCCCTGTACTTGGCTACTGTACGGCGGGCGATAGAATAACCTTTTTCTTTTAGAATATCAGTCAGTTTTTCATCTGCTAAAGGTTTTCGTTTATCTTCATTCGAGATACATTCTTCCAGAATTTTCTTGACTTCTTTATTGGAAACCTCTTCACCTGAATCGGTTTGTATAGCTTCAGAGAAAAACGATTTAAGTAAGAAAGTGCCGAATTCTGTCTGTACATATTTGGAATTAGCCACACGCGAAACAGTTGAAATATCCATTTCTATACGATCTGCTATGTCTTTAAGGATCATAGGTTTAAGCATGCGGTCATCGCCCGTCAGGAAATATTCGTATTGATATTCCATAATCGCATTCATTGTTTTTAACAATGTCTGCTGACGCTGTTTAATGGCATCGATAAACCACTTTGCCGAATCCAGTTTTTGTTTCACAAATTGTACTGCTTCCTTCATCTTCTTATCCGTTTTTTCGACTTTCTCATAATGTTCAAACATCTCCTGATAAGATCTGGAAACCCGTAATTCCGGTGCATTCCGGCCGTTTAAGGTCAGGTGAAGAACACCATCATTATTGCTGATATGAAAGTCGGGGATAATGTGAAGCTGTTTTCCGGCTGCAGCTCCTGAATCTCCCGGTTTAGGATTTAATTTAAGGATCTCCTGAATGATATTTTTAAGCTCTTCTGAGTTAAGACCCAATGCTTTTTCAAGCTTATCATAGTGTTTCTTTGTGAACTCTTCCAGGTAATTCTGAACAACAAGAATAGCTTTTTTAACAGCTTCATTATCGTTGTTTTTCTTTTTTAATTGTATAAGAAGGCACTCCTGAAGATCTCTCGCTCCAATGCCGGCAGGTTCAAAATCCTGTACGATTTTCAGCATTTCGAGTACTTCCTCTTCTTCAGCAATCACATTCTGCGAAAAGGCAAGATCATCGATAAGCGATAGAATAGGTCTGCGAAGATATCCGTCGTCATCAAGACTGCCAATAATCTGCTGACCAATCAGAAAATTCTTATCATCTAAAGCCAGTAAGTCCAGTTGGTTCTGAAGACTTTCAAAGAATGAACTTTGAATAGCAATAGGCATTTCTTTGCGATCTTCTTCGTCGTCTCCTCCGTAAGAATTACCATAATCATTGAAATCATCATCCTGAATATATTCGTCCACACTGAACTCTTCATCGAACGAATTATCTTCACCTTCATACTGTTCATCAGGGTCTTTATCCGGATATTCCTGTACAGGTTCGTTCATGTTGATCAAACTCCCGTCTTCTAATGCCGGGTTTTCTTCAAGTTCTTCTTTGATACGGGCATCTAATGAAACAGTAGGTACCTGCAACAGCTTAATAAACTGAATCTGCTGTGGCGAAAGTTTTTGTAAAAGTTTCTGTTGTAAAGTTTGCTTCAACATGTTTTCTGGTCACTAAATTGACTGTAAAAGTAGAGAATAAATATTTAAATGTTAACATTATTCTGCTAAATATCATCTTTAGGTATACTTTTTGAGGAGAAAAAAACTCCAATCTTCTTGATTCAAAAGCTACCTGGTATAAATGTTAAAATTCGTTAATTTTTTAAGCACTATTACTAATTAATTGCGTCTGACTACAGTTTTACCAAAACTATTCTTCATATTTACATCATGTTTAGAGGTATCAAAAATAAATTTTTGCGTTACTTTATTATCGCTGCCTATTCTATTGTACTGATTGTTTGTGCCGTACAGATTAACTTTCTTTGGCTATTTGGCTATTCCCCGACAAAAAAGGATATTGTCATGCCATCCCTTAATATTTCTACAGAGCTTTATACTGCCGATTCTGTTCTTATCGGACGATATTTTGAAGAAGACCGTGATCCGGTGCCTCATGATAGTATTTCACCCAATGTTCTGAATGCCCTGGTGGCTACAGAAGATATCCGTTTTTATAAGCATAATGGGATAGATTTTCTTGGACTTGCTTCCGGTATAGTGTCTACACTTACGGGTGACAAGCGCGGAGCCAGTACCATTACTCAGCAGCTGGCCAAAAATCTCTACCGTACCCGTTACAATACCTCAGCCGGTATTTTAGGTAAGGTACCCGGAGTAGGGCTGATCGTTAATAAATTTAAAGAATGGATGACGGCTTATAAACTGGAGAGTAAATATGGTAAGGAGGAAATTATTACGATGTATCTTAATACCGTCTCCTTTAGTAATAATGCTTACGGGATTAAGTCGGCCTCTCTGCGATATTTTAATAAAATGCCAAGTCAGTTAAGCGTTAACGAATCAGCTATGCTGATCGGAATGCTGAAAGGAACGACTTTATATAACCCATTGCGAAATCCTAAGAATGCGCTTCAGCGACGAAATGTAGTACTTGCTCAAATGCAAAAAGCAGGCTATCTGACCAAACAACAGGTAGATACCTATTCTGTGCAGGATCTGAATCTCAATACAAACAATGTCGATCGTCAGGATGCCAATGATTCTTATCTGAGAGCCGCCGTGCAACGCTGGCTGGAAGACTGGAGCAAGGAAAATGATATTGATATCTATAAAGACGGATTGAAAATCTATACCACTATTGACTCCCGCATGCAAAAGATTGCAGAAGAAATGGTGGGTAAACAGATGAAATTTTTGCAGCAGCGATTGAAGAATGCCTGGGGAAGTGAAGATCCCTGGAGAGATAAAGAAGGAAATGTAATCCCGAATTTTATTGAGAATCTCGCTAAGAAAACCCCTTATTACGCTGCGCTGGTTAAAAAATATCCGAATAACATGGATAGCGTGAATTACTATCTCAATAAACCAAAAGAGATGGAGATCTTTACGTGGAATGGTAATCAGAAGAAAGAGCTGTCTACGATGGATTCTATCAGACATTATGTCGTAATGCTAAATGCCGGAATGATGTCTATGGAGCCAAAAACAGGAGAAATCAAAGTTTGGGTAGGGGGTATCAACCACAAGTATTATAAATTTGACCATGTCAATCAATCCAAACGGCAGGCAGGTTCTACCTTCAAGCCTTTTGCTTATCTGGCAGCGCTGGAGTCCGGAAAATCACCTTGTGATAAGTATACAGACAAGCCTGTACGGATTTACGCCGGTCTTAAGGACGGAGTAGAAGAGTATTGGGAACCAAAAAATGCAGACTGGAATTTTAGCTACAGAGAAATGTCTCTGCGTTGGGCTATGGCACGTTCAGTCAA
The Sphingobacterium spiritivorum genome window above contains:
- the rpoN gene encoding RNA polymerase factor sigma-54; translation: MLKQTLQQKLLQKLSPQQIQFIKLLQVPTVSLDARIKEELEENPALEDGSLINMNEPVQEYPDKDPDEQYEGEDNSFDEEFSVDEYIQDDDFNDYGNSYGGDDEEDRKEMPIAIQSSFFESLQNQLDLLALDDKNFLIGQQIIGSLDDDGYLRRPILSLIDDLAFSQNVIAEEEEVLEMLKIVQDFEPAGIGARDLQECLLIQLKKKNNDNEAVKKAILVVQNYLEEFTKKHYDKLEKALGLNSEELKNIIQEILKLNPKPGDSGAAAGKQLHIIPDFHISNNDGVLHLTLNGRNAPELRVSRSYQEMFEHYEKVEKTDKKMKEAVQFVKQKLDSAKWFIDAIKQRQQTLLKTMNAIMEYQYEYFLTGDDRMLKPMILKDIADRIEMDISTVSRVANSKYVQTEFGTFLLKSFFSEAIQTDSGEEVSNKEVKKILEECISNEDKRKPLADEKLTDILKEKGYSIARRTVAKYREALNIPVARLRKEL
- a CDS encoding transglycosylase domain-containing protein, which codes for MFRGIKNKFLRYFIIAAYSIVLIVCAVQINFLWLFGYSPTKKDIVMPSLNISTELYTADSVLIGRYFEEDRDPVPHDSISPNVLNALVATEDIRFYKHNGIDFLGLASGIVSTLTGDKRGASTITQQLAKNLYRTRYNTSAGILGKVPGVGLIVNKFKEWMTAYKLESKYGKEEIITMYLNTVSFSNNAYGIKSASLRYFNKMPSQLSVNESAMLIGMLKGTTLYNPLRNPKNALQRRNVVLAQMQKAGYLTKQQVDTYSVQDLNLNTNNVDRQDANDSYLRAAVQRWLEDWSKENDIDIYKDGLKIYTTIDSRMQKIAEEMVGKQMKFLQQRLKNAWGSEDPWRDKEGNVIPNFIENLAKKTPYYAALVKKYPNNMDSVNYYLNKPKEMEIFTWNGNQKKELSTMDSIRHYVVMLNAGMMSMEPKTGEIKVWVGGINHKYYKFDHVNQSKRQAGSTFKPFAYLAALESGKSPCDKYTDKPVRIYAGLKDGVEEYWEPKNADWNFSYREMSLRWAMARSVNSITAQITEEVGWDKVVEAAHRCGIDSHLKSVPSVSLGSNDVSVFEMVRAYATFMNEGKRLDPILVSKIVDFDGNVIAEFKKKEKEALTKENAWLMTYMLRGGMEEPGGTSQALWDWDLFKKENQIGGKTGTSSDYVDGWYMGVTKDLVTGVWVGCDEQSIHFKNSHTGEGSKTALPIFGMFLEELYKRPELGYTFGKFPDPTVEITKKYKCESPRLPERTESADSTAVDLPEGEILEGEGGEQNGEQPVTTPQPPALDTDSTPN